TGCCGACCCCGACGGGGCCGACGATGGTCACGTTCTGGCGCGCTTCCAGGAAGCGGAGCGTGGCCAACTCACTCAGCAGGCTTCGGTCGTAGTGCACCGCCGCGTCGTCGTCCCATAGTTCGAGCCGTGCGTCCGGATCCAAGGCTGCCCGCCGGGCCCGCAGCGTGGCAGCCTGGCCGTCGCGCCGCGACGTCTCGTCCTGCAGCACCAGCAGCAGGAAGTCCTGATGCGGCATCTGCAGTTGACGCGCCTGCAGCAGCCGTTCTGGCAGCACGTCGAGCACCGGCGAGAGCCGCAGCTGCCGCAGCACGCCCTTCAGGTCAGGTGAGATGGTCGGCAGAGTCGTCGTTGTCATGGCCGTCCTCCTGGTTCGGGTTCTTGTGGGTGGTGCCGCCGAACGCCAGCGCGTACTGGCTGGCTGGCCGCAGGTAGCGCGAGATGGGCACCACGCGTGCCGGCCCGGCCGCGGGCGGGCGGGTGCCGTCGGTGTTGATGATGCGCTCGAGGCGGTTGACGTTGACGATCTCGGCCGCCAGTGCCCGCTCGCAGGCCGGTTCCACGCGATGTGCGCCATAGCGGCGGACCAGCGCCAGCAAGGCGTACACGCTGCGCATGCTCGCCCACGGCAACGGCCCGTCGAGCAGGGCGGCCGCGTAGCGGCCGATCACCGGGCCGTCGCGGTCGGCCTTGCGCTGCAGGAAGGCCACGTCTCGCATGGCGTAGGCGGTCTTGTGCGCGGGGAAGTCGTGCGGGTCGATCGAGCGGCCGCCGGGCGGCTGTCGCGGGTGGGTCTTGACCAGCTTCTGGCCGTCGTAGAACCGCACCAGGCTGCTGTCGGCGCGGGCGGTCAGCCGCCGGCCGATCAACGCCGTCGGCAGCGAGTACACCGCCCGGGCCACCTGGGCCAGATGGTCACGGGCGACCTTCGGTTCACACCACAGCGGGATGTCGTACGCCGCGATCGGAGCCGGCAGCAGATGCGCCTGTTCGACGGCCTGGAAGTGCTCGCGTGGCAGCCGGCCGGTGCTGCGGCAACGACGCAGGCCGGCTTCCTCGCCGCTCCAGAACCGCGCCCGCTGGCGAGCCTCGGCCAAGCTGGTCAGGTGCTCGGCGGTGAAGCAGTCGTCACGCACATAGCTGACCGTGCGCTCAACGCGACCCTTGTCCTGCGGCGAGCGCACTCGCGTCGGGTCGATATGGAAGCCGCGGGCCTGAGCGTACTCCAGGAACGTCCGGTTCAGGCGCGGCCCAGTCGGGTCGCTCTGGTCGACGATGACCTTCGTGTTGTCCGGCACCAGGACCCGGAACACCCCGCCGTAGAACTCCCATGCCGCCTCGCAGGCTTCGATCGCCGACTCGATCGTCTCTTGGAAGCACGGCCACACGAACCGGTAGCGGCTGACGTTCGGCGTAAAGATCCAGGCGCGGATCCGTCGCCGTCGCCCCGTCGCGTCCGGCTCCAGATACGTCATCCAGCCCGTGTCCACCTGCAGCTCACACCCCGGCTCGCCGTCGATCACCGGCACCGTGGCGGCCCGGCGACCGAAGTCCAGTTCGCTCACGCTGAACCGGTAGAGGGTCGCATACGGGACGTCCGTGCCCTGCCGCTGCAGCAGGCGGTGCACCTTGGTCAGGCGCACTCGCCGGCTCAGGTGGCCGG
This region of bacterium genomic DNA includes:
- a CDS encoding transposase family protein, whose amino-acid sequence is MVAPDLEGATMAFREVTMLEIKEVVLLWLDRVPKKRIAKQLGVDVKSVRRYLAAAAELGLAPGTPAAALTDELCYQLALALEPNRERVKGEAWLQCEGQRAFIAGHLSRRVRLTKVHRLLQRQGTDVPYATLYRFSVSELDFGRRAATVPVIDGEPGCELQVDTGWMTYLEPDATGRRRRIRAWIFTPNVSRYRFVWPCFQETIESAIEACEAAWEFYGGVFRVLVPDNTKVIVDQSDPTGPRLNRTFLEYAQARGFHIDPTRVRSPQDKGRVERTVSYVRDDCFTAEHLTSLAEARQRARFWSGEEAGLRRCRSTGRLPREHFQAVEQAHLLPAPIAAYDIPLWCEPKVARDHLAQVARAVYSLPTALIGRRLTARADSSLVRFYDGQKLVKTHPRQPPGGRSIDPHDFPAHKTAYAMRDVAFLQRKADRDGPVIGRYAAALLDGPLPWASMRSVYALLALVRRYGAHRVEPACERALAAEIVNVNRLERIINTDGTRPPAAGPARVVPISRYLRPASQYALAFGGTTHKNPNQEDGHDNDDSADHLT